A window of Belonocnema kinseyi isolate 2016_QV_RU_SX_M_011 chromosome 9, B_treatae_v1, whole genome shotgun sequence contains these coding sequences:
- the LOC117180483 gene encoding piggyBac transposable element-derived protein 3-like, with the protein MRIFIAILLMSGYNRVPDKRAYWEDCEDVHNPMVSRAMRKNRFLEISKFPHCAPNNDINEKDAMYKLRPLIAFLQRKFRDLMISKKYYDYDESMIPYYGPHGCKEFIRGKFIRVGYKACCLNASQGYLVDFDIYQGKSPEEKEDYGKKFGKCAAPLVHMLDRLPENVKTLPLMFYFDLFTGLNLLKELKSRGYGGTGTMRENRVPKDCSLKPVINMKKEARGSLDYRTSNDDVIIARWVDNSVVTVGSTVHGIEPVINATRYSQKHKKRIQVPRPNLFTQYNKNMGGTDRRDQNVSLYQISFRNKKWWWSIFIWLLDVSVCNAWMLARSTGDDVSQLTFRRTIVQTYLKRYGVAPMTPRVRPINVFSRVAMEIRYDNTGHYVAWIPNQKRRRCAYEYCSSSTRTECVKCDIGLCVGCFLDFHVYREY; encoded by the coding sequence ATGCGTATATTTATCGCTATCCTTCTGATGTCTGGTTACAATAGAGTACCGGACAAACGCGCATATTGGGAGGATTGTGAAGATGTCCATAATCCTATGGTTTCACGTGCTATGCGCAAAAATAGGTTCTTAGAAATTTCTAAATTCCCTCACTGTGCTCCTAATAACGATATAAATGAGAAGGATGCAATGTATAAACTAAGGCCTTTGATCGCGTTCCTGCAGAGAAAGTTTCGCGACttgatgatttcaaaaaaatattacgatTATGACGAGAGTATGATACCCTATTACGGGCCACATGGCTGTAAAGAATTTATCCGGGGTAAGTTCATTAGGGTTGGTTACAAGGCGTGTTGTCTAAACGCAAGCCAAGGGTATCTAGTCGACTTTGACATTTACCAAGGAAAAAGTCCTGAAGAAAAAGAAGATTACGGCAAGAAATTTGGGAAGTGTGCGGCTCCACTCGTACACATGTTGGACCGTTTGCCGGAAAATGTAAAGACACTTCCtttgatgttttattttgatCTCTTTACTGGCTTAAACCTTTTGAAGGAACTGAAATCTCGTGGGTACGGAGGTACAGGAACCATGAGAGAAAATCGTGTACCCAAGGATTGTTCTCTCAAGCCTGTGATCAATATGAAGAAAGAAGCAAGAGGATCGTTAGATTACAGAACGTCAAACGATGATGTTATAATTGCCCGTTGGGTTGACAATTCTGTTGTGACAGTAGGTTCCACTGTGCATGGTATCGAACCTGTTATAAATGCAACTCGGTACTCacagaaacataaaaaaagaattcaagttCCACGGCCTAATCTCTTCACTCAATACAACAAGAATATGGGAGGTACGGATAGGAGGGATCAGAATGTGTCCCTTTACCAAATTTCATTTCGAAATAAGAAGTGGTGGTGGTCAATTTTTATCTGGTTGCTAGATGTTAGCGTCTGTAATGCTTGGATGTTAGCAAGGAGCACTGGTGACGATGTCAGTCAACTCACCTTCAGGAGAACCATTGTGCAAACTTACCTGAAGCGCTATGGAGTCGCTCCAATGACACCGCGGGTGAGACCAATAAACGTCTTCAGTAGAGTGGCTATGGAGATAAGATATGACAACACGGGTCACTATGTAGCATGGATTCCGAATCAGAAGCGTCGACGATGTGCATACGAATATTGTTCTTCCAGTACCCGCACGGAATGTGTAAAATGCGATATTGGATTGTGCGTTGGTTGTTTTCTTGATTTCCACGTTTACCGTGAATACTGA